A section of the Sebastes fasciatus isolate fSebFas1 chromosome 21, fSebFas1.pri, whole genome shotgun sequence genome encodes:
- the thnsl1 gene encoding threonine synthase-like 1: MGLLSALRAVRCYLSPFPTSKSWLSTKASQLGNKNILLMGAPGAGKSTVGRIVAHRLGLPVIDVDDDVLEKTWKMPVAAKLAAVGGERFLEEEGRALCNLSASGCVVSLTGSNPLHSAAMQHVRESGLVVYLDVDSEDILQRLARMKVNRIVGQEAGASMRDILRYRKQFYEKWLDVRVLCGTGDTAEEVAEKVLKAVERYQNHAAETYVSTRSDSVANQKTYFSDVVVEGLAADGGLYVPKNGFPHLDAREWLRLTDMSYPERALVLLEKCIHPLDVSALDLRTMIFKAYGSNFSSEAVAPVKHLIHNQYVQELFHGPTASFKDLALQLMPQLFAHCLPQMCNYLILVATSGDTGSAVLSGFSSLSSSDTHRIGVLVFFPEEGVSEIQKLQMTSYREGNARAVSVRSDFDFCQRSIKRMFGESGLTGHLAVEYGTVLSTANSINWARLLPQVVYHSSAYLDLCRDGVIKFGEPVDVCIPSGNFGNAMSAVYAKQMGIPIRKVICASNHNRIITDFITTGEYDLRGRPLVLSHSPAIDILKSSNLERFIYHVSGGDSRLVKELFTRLDRRQHFQVPEPLLGRIQQEVLAGWCSEDDCLAAIQSVHTQTGYLMDTHTAVAKVVADRLQDGSCPVVLSSTAHYGKFAPAVFKALRIQNIPEDPVEQLKKLGSTASGPEGHRDMMKCLEERGGRGHTVCQADYGVLVEQVESMIQDSFLKVM, encoded by the exons ATGGGTTTACTGAGCGCACTAAGAGCTGTCAGATGCTACCTGAGTCCCTTTCCAACATCAAAATCATGGCTTTCCACCAAAGCCTCCCAGCTGGGGAACAAGAACATCCTCCTCATGGGTGCTCCTGGAGCAGGGAAGTCCACAGTGGGGAGGATAGTGGCCCACAGACTGGGACTGCCCGTCATCGACGTTGATGACGATGTCCTGGAGAAGACGTGGAAGATGCCTGTTGCTGCCAAGCTGGCAGCAGTCGGCGGAGAGCGTTTCCTGGAGGAAGAAGGCCGGGCTCTGTGTAACCTCTCCGCCTCTGGGTGTGTTGTTTCCCTCACAGGCTCTAACCCTCTTCACTCTGCAGCCATGCAGCACGTCAGAGAGTCCGGACTGGTCGTCTACCTGGACGTGGACAGTGAAGACATCTTACAGAGACTCGCCAGGATGAAGGTGAACAGGATCGTGGGCCAGGAGGCGGGGGCGTCCATGAGGGACATCCTGCGTTACAGGAAGCAGTTTTATGAGAAATGGCTTGACGTGCGGGTGCTGTGTGGAACGGGGGACACGGCGGAGGAGGTAGCGGAGAAGGTGCTGAAGGCCGTGGAGAGATATCAGAACCACGCTGCAGAAACGTACGTGTCGACCAGGAGTGACAGCGTGGCCAATCAGAAGACATACTTTAGTGATGTGGTAGTCGAGGGTCTGGCCGCAGATGGAGGCCTTTATGTTCCCAAAAATGGCTTTCCACACCTTGATGCTCGTGAATGGCTGAGACTGACTGACATGTCGTACCCAGAGCGAGCGTTAGTTCTACTTGAAAAGTGCATACACCCGTTGGACGTCTCTGCGTTGGACCTCAGAACAATGATATTTAAGGCATATGGTTCTAACTTTTCTAGTGAGGCAGTAGCACCTGTAAAACATCTCATCCACAATCAGTATGTCCAGGAGCTGTTTCATGGCCCCACCGCCTCATTTAAAGACCTCGCCCTGCAGCTGATGCCGCAGCTCTTCGCCCACTGCCTCCCACAGATGTGCAACTACCTCATACTGGTAGCCACCTCTGGGGACACAGGAAGTGCAGTGCTCAGCGGCTTCAGCAGCCTCAGCAGCTCTGACACACACAGGATCGGTGTGCTGGTGTTCTTCCCAGAGGAAGGCGTGAGCGAGATCCAGAAGCTTCAGATGACGAGCTACAGGGAGGGCAACGCAAGGGCCGTCAGCGTCCGGTCAGACTTTGACTTCTGTCAGAGAAGCATTAAGAGGATGTTTGGAGAGTCGGGGCTGACGGGGCACCTTGCTGTAGAGTACGGCACAGTCCTCAGCACCGCAAACTCCATCAACTGGGCGCGGCTATTGCCACAG GTGGTGTACCATTCCTCAGCCTATCTGGATCTGTGCAGAGACGGTGTTATCAAGTTCGGGGAGCCCGTTGATGTTTGCATCCCTTCCGGTAACTTTGGCAACGCCATGTCAGCTGTGTACGCCAAGCAAATGGGCATCCCGATAAGAAAAGTCATCTGCGCGTCCAACCACAACCGCATCATCACAGACTTTATCACCACAGGCGAGTACGATCTCCGGGGACGGCCTCTGGTGCTGTCCCACTCCCCGGCTATAGATATCCTGAAGTCCTCCAACCTCGAGAGGTTTATCTACCACGTCTCAGGCGGAGACAGCCGTCTTGTCAAGGAGCTGTTCACACGCTTAGACCGACGGCAGCACTTTCAGGTTCCTGAGCCTCTTCTTGGCAGGATACAGCAGGAAGTGCTGGCTGGCTGGTGCTCTGAAGACGACTGCTTGGCCGCCATCCAGAGCGTTCACACACAGACGGGCTACctcatggacacacacaccgCCGTGGCTAAAGTGGTGGCCGACCGGCTGCAGGACGGTTCGTGCCCCGTGGTGCTTAGTTCCACTGCTCACTACGGGAAATTTGCTCCCGCTGTGTTCAAAGCTTTACGAATCCAAAATATTCCAGAGGATCCCGTCGAGCAGCTGAAGAAGCTCGGATCGACCGCGTCCGGACCTGAAGGACACAGAGACATGATGAAGTGCCTGGAGGAAAGAGGCGGGAGGGGACACACTGTTTGTCAGGCAGACTACGGCGTGTTGGTGGAGCAGGTGGAGAGCATGATACAGGACTCCTTTTTGAAAGTTATGTAG
- the enkur gene encoding enkurin produces the protein MSNGVYQTESVYNRVPYEEVHTQKPQRYISKFRPTVVLEEKSTKDAMRTMGPANVEVPSPEKYLKKHSKEPKLPEKTECSKEVRHTCCTVKKPAVPARTDNPPLMGIHTKRDFIKTATVVPMKPQPIWVDKSNGHKQLLENSGLVPKYIKKKHYGEVPEYLQQRNEEEQRAQEEYDNYVKEQREQGSMKHLSDEERQAVLEGLKNNWDKLHHEYQGLSVITDNLSKKAHKERLEVAMKQLEHDINLFERFKTIYIPNN, from the exons ATGTCTAACGGTGTGTATCAAACAGAGAGCGTCTACAATCGTGTTCCATATGAAGAGGTTCACACTCAAAAACCGCAAAG GTATATTTCCAAGTTTAGGCCGACCGTTGTTCTTGAGGAAAAGTCAACCAAGGATGCAATGAGGACGATGGGACCAGCTAATGTAGAGGTGCCATCCCCAGAGAAATACCTCAAGAAGCATTCAAAAGAGCCCAAGTTACCTGAAA AGACAGAGTGTTCGAAAGAGGTTCGTCACACCTGCTGCACTGTGAAGAAACCAGCCGTTCCTGCGAGGACAGACAACCCACCTCTTATgggcattcacaccaagagaGACTTCATAAagacagctaccgtggtgccaATGAAGCCCCAGCCTATCTGGGTGGACAAAAGTAACGGACACAAGCAGCTCCTTGAGAACTCAGGACTTGTCCCCAAATACATCAAgaaaaag CATTATGGAGAAGTACCTGAGTACCTGCAGCAGCGCAACGAAGAAGAGCAGAGAGCTCAGGAGGAGTATGACAACTATGTGAAAGAACAGCGGGAGCAGGGATCCATGAAACACCTGTCTGACGAGGAACGACAAGCCGTCCTGGAG GGCCTGAAGAACAACTGGGATAAGCTGCACCATGAGTACCAGGGTCTCTCGGTCATCACAGACAACCTGTCCAAGAAGGCCCACAAGGAGCGCCTCGAGGTGGCGATGAAGCAGCTGGAACACGACATCAACCTCTTTGAGAGGTTCAAGACCATCTACATACCCAATAACTAG